The DNA sequence aatccttaacaagtccgtggatccagactataagctgcatcactgccaaaatctaatgaggtggtccttgtgtcatttctgaccttccctgaaaatttcatccaaatctgttattccatttttgagtaatattgtgcacagacaaacaaacatacactgatcgtcacataattccGTGGTGttctttggcagagtaataaaatcAACAGTCTCAAAAGGATGATGAACAggtttaatttgtaaattttgGCAGGAGCTGTTGGGCAGTAAATCTGTCTTTTCAAGGTGCCATTCAGCCAACATCTCCTTGTACGAACATCCACAAGCATTAGCTACAAACTCTGTCACATGCATAAACTGAAATGTCAGATTAAGTGAATtagaatttaacaaaaaaatgtttttgttgctgttttgttttttaagtgatttaacatttttctaccGGCTAACCTCACCTACTAGTTTCTGGCataaaaatactgcagagaTGGTTCACTTTACCCCAAATGTATCAGTCCTGGTTTTATGACTGttaaaaaaccaaaataaaccaACAATCAATGATTCACATTTCACATTCACGTTACAGCATTGATATAATTTATTCCTATAATTTTTTGCTCCactcaaagatttttttaagtgataACATTGGAACATCTTACCTCCAGTGCATTACACCACAAGAATTTACTGGATATCAGTGTGTCACGTTAGCTACGTATATAAAAGACTAAAACCCACTATCAACACCACCACCATGATCCCAGATtgaattttacagtgaaatgagCGTGATTATATTGTTGCCATAacttattaaaaatatagataaagTTTTAGCCTACCACTATGTATTGTGTGAACTCGCACCCAAGAAAAGGATCTAGAAGGTTCAACAAAGTCCTGCCAAAACCTTAACTTTGACCTGGTTATGTTCATTAGATAATTAATCTATTGAGTTTAATGGAGGTTTGCTGGTTCATGTTTGCAACTTGAATGTCGTAATAATTACAAGCAAAGCACTCAGACttctgctcagtctttgtatcaattccgacggatgaaatctttaataagaAATGACCTTGAGCACAGCCGTGTGCTATGCctatgtatgttatgtacggataccgaatcacgtgacctaaatatgtagcgggtggcgggaattgatttGGCTCGGAAACACcttcacaatttaaaaaattgtcccTTGCATCATTGCTGACAGGTAAGTCCCGGTCGATTTACAGTAGgttcgcaatcatgtgatcgccagcaggcagctgatgtagtgttcacttgttgtcatagttacagtgacgccgtgctgctatctgatacagaaatccttaacaaatccatggatccagactataagccacatcactctaagtaactctgtttctccctgtgtcctttctccgagtgtccctggtcccagagctggatgcttcagatgtgtggttgttgtcccaccaactggcctagtctccatcatgtccactgtgagatgctgctgctgaccttcctccagcccattGCTTCctgctgcccatttccacctcTGCATTGCCCTCTCTACACTTGATATGCTCATTtacttactgtttgaattttactagcagctatatatgtagtatatttaatgccagaacTGTCCATTccaacagtaaactatgaatcaatttcaatgttagtTTGTACTTTGTACATATCATCTATCTTATCACACAAGaatccaactgtgtgttatatgttccttgttcccctcTGCTCCCATTCATCTatccctcttcccctctaccctTCTACCTCTGCAGCCcaccacctctctacctctctacctcttctgtccctctcaacccgtcggccagcaggcagatgtcCCCCCACACAAaaagccgggttctgctcaaggtttcttccctgttaaaagggtgtttttctttccactgtcgcctaaacagactggtcaggagggctggttctgtcctggactgttccctggactccatagaggaggtgggtgagaggaggatgttgtcaaagctcacatccatcatggacaatccctctcacccactgcatgacactgtggggtctttaagcagctccttcagcagcagactgagacatccaccctgcaagaaagagcgctatcgcaggtccttcatcccatctgctataagactttacaacatcagcatcactggctgatgttaacataaactggactatatcattaccaccccaaaccataaaatttgcacagacattcttgcactgcacatctttgcacttttaaactttatttttatttttattttttctgttaaaaattttgccacccttgtatatattgtaaataaaactgctgtaacaatgtaaatttcccctggagtggggagaaataaagaactttatctttatcttatctatcttatcttatcttagggctgctctggggttcaggcatgtgggttctgtaaagcatcttgagacaatttgacctgtaattggcgctatataaataaaattgaattgaactgaattaaatcactgccaaaatgtaatcagatggtccttgtgcaatttctgaccttccctgaaaatttcatctaaatctgttattccgtttttgaataatgttgcaaacagacagacggacggattcacagattcacagaaggacaaatgtaTACTGATCGTCATAGAACTCTGGCAcactccttggcggagtaataataatagGTTTAACACTTGTTtatcatctgtgtgtgtgaaagaagcAAGTTAACATAACTGAGGCTATTGGATCTGTAAAGGACTCTGCTGAGTGGCTGCATGTGAAGTGCAGccataaaatggaaattttaaGAAGCAGTCGCTTTAATTTCAACCTAATCTCCAGCGTACTTTAGAGATTAGGGCAACAACATTTCAGTCTTGTGCTACATAGTTGGTCCCTTGTGTTTACGAAAGCACCCCAGTTTCACAATTAAAAAGGCCCCCTTTTGAGCAGGCTGATAACTCTGCCAAGCAAACTTACCCTCTGCCCGATTGCATAATATTAATTAACAGCTTGTGAGGCTAAATAATTAAAGTGCCTCTTTAGGTATACAAAAACAATTACATTCTTTCCACATTATCAAGCCAACCGATGCCAGGCTTTCCCACGGTTTCCTGATTAAAAGAATTGGGGGGAAATAGCTCCCTGTCGGTAGTGGGGAACTTCCAGTAACAGCATTAAAAACCTGGATTCTCTGGAAGTCTGTGCACTACAGGATGATGAAAACAGTTGCACAATCCACCGAATGATGTGTGATTGGTTGCTTTCTTTTTGGGGGGCAGATTGTAATGCTTATACCTAGCTTGTTCTGATTAGGCCATGTGACAGAAAGGGGAGGACAAGCGTGttgaaacacagagaaaaggagTTCGACAGAAGAATGCGAGGAGACAAGAGTGTGGGTGAGCACTGTTTGAAGCTGGAGCCACTGGCCTGACACTGAGGTAAGAGAGCGTCTTTATGAAGTAGCCAACCAGTACAGTATCTGTGAATTCAAAGGGGAAGACTGACACTACTGTATATGAAATACAGCTGTGGATAAACTGTGGATAAAGTTGTGCTAAACCAAAGCATTTGTCATGTAGAGCGGCagtgtggttcttttgtgtgcAGTTGTTAGTTTAGGCATGAATGGATAAGTTGATGAGGCTACACAAATGGTAAATCTAATTGGTTTTGTCTCTTCTGCAGATTTACCAGttgcaataaaatacaaaatccgTCACATTACCTCTAAAGAggagcattttatttttcaaagagaaaCCCGTTTTTATAAGTTTGGAGCATTTGAAGCAGACATTTTATAGGCTTCAGTATCAGTTTGGAACAAAGAGTCTTTATTAGCTTGACTATTAACTTGACCTTCTTGAGGCAAATACAGTACTAATTTACAACTTAATAACTTGTTAACAGCTGTAAAGCATTTTTACCATGTGTGCTTGGGGTTTTCAggttggaaaaatgttttctgtggcatagagtgtttttcctttttctattGAAGTACTGCTCTAAGTCActtagaaaaaaatctttcttttgaAGATCAGCTGTGTTGAAGGCATTTACAAGTACTGCTTGGAACAGCAGTTCATGTTCAGTGAGAGAAATTCCAAAAAGTTCAGTTACATtgttaaaaaatctgattatttctaCTCCTTTACTGTATTATGTATGCGTACAAATTGTGTACacattgtgtgttgttgtataGTTACATGGCTTCCAGACTAGCTGTGATATTTAGTCATGATGTCACACATGATGTTCTTCTGTTGACAAACTGAACAACATGCATGCAACATGTTGTTCAGTTGCTGAACTTTAATCCATCAGTGTTAACACTCACTGACAGAATGATACGCTTTGCTAACTCACTAAAAATAGATAGCAATCCAGAAAAGGTTGGGTTTAGAGTAAAGGCAGCCTCGTAATGGAACTGTAAAATGTGACATCATAAAATCCTCCATGCAAAATAGATAACAGTGGCTCGAAATGGTGACATTTCTTTAAATGAATAGCAGGTTATTCAGGAACATATTGGGAAAAACAGCAAAGGAAGCAGAacatgtctgttttctttcaaagatcCAAAGATAATAAATCACATGGTGGTTCCTCTTACCAAAAATTATGCTCCCAGTCCAAGTTGCTATTGAGGTAAAACGAGTAAGAATTTCTTTCAGAGTAAAGCCGGAAGCCTAAATACAGCTTTACATTTTATCCAACTCCTAAACTCCAGATAATATGTTTGCTTTACAATccattaaatagtaaataaactTGATTTAATATTTAGGGTTGTTTTTCCACTACTGTTCAAGGAATTGAATCCTTTGTTCTAGATTGTCACAACTTCTACTCACTGTGGACATAGTAAAATAATGGCTTGTTTTTGTCCCTGGAGAGGACATGACATGAATACCAAGTGTTTCTTGTGAACATGTCTCCAAGTTTCTTTTGTTGGCTGAACTTTCTGCACAGTAACAGTGGAAATccaaaagccaaaaataaagtTATCCAAACAAAAATACTGTCTGTGTAGTTAAAGCCAGATCTAGCTGGTCCTCTGTGCTGCAGACCTCGATTGTAGATGAAATAAAGTTAGAAACACATGTTCTTTCATTGGCACTGTAGCTTATTTTACATTAATCCCACAAACGCAGTTCTGTTACTCTAAGTACTTACTAGTGGACCAAGTCAGCAGCTGAAACTAGTCTGCAAAAGATGCAGGGTTTACACCTTTTTAAGTGATATTTGCAAATAGCGACATTTTCCAGATGTCTTGGGTAATTACTTAATAATAATAGATCATAATGTTCTTCAAAAACCCCTTTCTGACCGCCATGCAAAACTATAGCTCAGGAACACAAGGGGACACTGTGGTCATATTGAACTTTGGATGTAAAGCTGCAACTTGACTGGCTGGCAGAGGCCTATAACTGCATGGTGGtatttcctgttgttgtttgttttgttttttattggtgTTGTCTACGTTAACGCTTTCATATGGTGGTTCTGTAAATGCTAGAAGGtgcatcatgagtgaaataagcagttacAGCCATGGTTGAATATTTCCACCTTAGAACTGCAGTTTACTAATGTCAGTCTCAAAAACACTTGGATTGTTTTACactgtttgagcagagtcataggtgagctggtgtgcttgagctacaGCAAGTGGCAAAGGGGTGAAAGGGAGAGGGACTCCCAAGACCTGCACATTCTGACAGAAGTAACAGTGTTACATGTAAGCCAGAataagggattattttcatagaaaacaaacttttaacCCTTGTGCTGTCCTgtaggtcaaaactgacctgttgcaaagtttgaaaatgtggaaaaaaatagattttcacagtgaaacttctgatgtccacatttccaacatttttgggaaatttttgaacattttttggcggaaacaaaataaatgtttcttaagaacattcacaaaaaaattaaccaaaatccagcaaatttcgctggatcttgattgatttttatgtgaatgttcttaaagaaaatatcagaagttttactgatacatatgtagtcactttagatatttttaggattttttggggggatttttactcattttttgaaaaatattcacaagaattttcttgccaaatttcttttttttaaaatatacttttaagcgaaacttttaaggaattatttaaaattttcttcctgaaggttttgcaaattttcagaaaattgggcaatttttttgctgaatttttggatatttttttcagacaaggaaacaatattttttgatgcccgtaaatgaagacaacaggatgtATGTGTTATGTATGTAGAATTCTGTGTATATAATTTGGGTACAAAGAGATGAGCTTTTACGGTTTGAATCAATGATCAGTGAGGGACTTTAATGTGTGCAAATGTAAagtcatcaaaaacacaaatgcaactAATCAAATCTTCACCAGATTCAACTGTTGCCTGCAAGTAGCAAAAATCTAACatccatgttttctgtttgctttgcGTGACAGGTGGAAGCGGCAGCAGAGCAAAAGCACAGCATTGGGATCAGCGCCAACATGAACGTGACTGAAGTCTACACAGGAATGTCCAACATGTATAATGCAGGAAATGTGTCTGGCAATGGAACCATGATGATGCCGGACTTCTCCTCACCCATTAACCAAGTCCTTAATGTTTTAATCATTGTCATCCTCTTCATCACTATGATATCCCTCGGCTGCATGATGGAGATCTCCAAAATTCAGGCTCATCTTTTAAAGCCAAAAGGAGTATCCATTGCCTTGCTGGCCCAGTTCTGCATCATGCCCCTCAGTGCTTTCTGTCTGACCAAGACCCTGTCCATGAATCCCACTAAAGCTGTGACTGTGCTCATTTGTGGCTGCTGTCCAGGAGGAACCCtgtcaaacatgttttcattgcTCTTAAAGGGTGACATGAACCTCAGGTAAACCCTCATTGATGCATCTGTGTCATACCACAGACTGTCAGTAAATACGAATAAAGTGCATTGTTTTACATCAGTCTAATAAAGTTTCTTCTTGTCTTTGATACTCTCCCAGCATCATAATGACCACTTGCTCCAGCATCGCTGCCCTGGGTCTGATGCCTTTGCTGCTCTATATCTTCTCCCAAGGCATCTACGGTCTGGAAAAGGCTGTACCATATGTCGGCATCATTACTGCTCTCGTGTTCACCCTGGTGCCCTGTGCTATTGGCATTCTGATTAATCACTACAAACCAAACTACACATCAGTAGTCATAAAGGTGAGATTACTGGAATGAAACAGTCATCAGAAGAACAGAAAATCTGATACAAGCTTTGACTTGTTATAGAAGGAAAAGTATGTGTTGCAGATGTTATGAAGACTAGCAGAACTCTGAATATGAAGCAGCTACATGGTGACTCgtcatctgtaattttattgtgtGCTTTCATGCTGTGACATTTCGATATGTCTTTTGTGGAATTTGTCAACAAGTTGCATTTACAAAAAGTGTTCATCACATAGTGTGGGTGTAATTTGTGCTTCAAATAAACAGGAAAGTTTGAGCCACAGGAAATGATTagtgtttcactgtgaatttaaaCCAGACCTTTCAGATGCTGTATGATGCATTTGGAAACAAGGACGAAGGGAggatttttgctgctgtggcTATACTTACAGGAAATAAATTGACTAATGTAacatggttttgttttcttgacaggGTGGTCTCAGCATCTGGGCAGCCTCCACCATCGTAGTTGCTATCCTGTCCGGCTTTTTTGTCAAAGATGTAATATGGATGATCTTTGAGCCAGATATGATCTTTGTGGCTGCTGTGATGCCAATGATCGGTTACATGCTGGGATATGTCATGTCTGTCCTCTGCAGACTCAGTCCACAGTAAGAGAACACACAAGTCCACAACAAGCAGGTCTACAGCCATACAACATACTACATGTATACAGAGTGCCACAGCGCTATACTCTCTTTCTCaaactgttgtgtttctgcactACAATCAATGTCCTTTGATGCTTTGTGCAACTGGAAATGATGGATTGCAAACATGACCAAATAAACTTCAAACTGAAACTAAATCTGGAACGAAATTTCACAGAGAAGCACAAATATTATTGATCACCAAGGCCTACAATTGTTTAAACTTTGCAGCTGTAagtgagttttctttttgagataattatttacatttgacatttttggatcAGTCTCCAGTGTGAATGCAATACATAGTCAAAACCAGCTTACAATGAAAAAAGAGACCAACTGAAATGAGTTGCTGCCTTTGGCAACACACAATTGAACTAGATTTATTCAGATTGAGTCAACAAGTGCTATTAATGGCACTGGTTTAAGTTAGATTAACTTCATTCATTTGATTCCTcttaaataaacagtttgcacaGTTGCAACtttatttcaagaaaaataaacttgGAGTTTCCAGTTTTTTCAACTTAAGTATTTGTTTTACCTAAATGAAAAacgtaaaacatgttttttttttctctcttataCTTCTTTTGCTCTGTAATCCAATGCTAAAGGATTAGGAAGCCTAATGTTTTGCACTTTGTAATTTCAAATTGACAGAATCCATAAAAGTAGACTTCATCtaagaaagaaaaagtatttGACTTCCACTGCAGCTCAAGGACACTATTTACAGTGTAGATTTTGTATTGTGTTGAATTGGGACAGAGATAACCCATTTCTCACAGTAGTattgaaatgtaaataaatacaccaACTGAAATAGTACAAGGGTAAATTTAAAATAGTGTACTTGACTTCATTGTTCCAGATGAACTCTACTTTATGAAATTACAGAGGGATATATTGTACTTATATTGTACAAAAGGCTGATATTTGTAGATTTAAAGTGTTGCAATGTTATGAGTTTATGAAATATGAAGCACTGTCAAAGATTTAACTACCCAgcagtataaaaaaaatgtcaaaattagcTTTGCAACTTCATATGTAAGTGCAGTTAAAAAatcttaagatttttttttttttgcattatgagCATTTgaagttttgtacattttagttGCTATACAGTGAAGGAAGTGCACATTTCAATgcaatgcagtttttaaagttGCAGTAAAGCTACTTTTTCTCGTGTAAATTATCTAAATACTATGTCATTGTAATATTTCAGCCAAGACTTTCAATAATTTGTTAATATGCATATGAATGACAAGTTCAGTCAGACACCACAGGGGACTCGGCAAACCATCTTGCTAATGTCAGGATACATAGTAAAAAAATGTCTACGTCACCTTTAAATGGTgcaataaactaataaaaacttATTTCACCTCTTTACAGATGCTGCAGAACCATCTCCATGGAGACGGGGTGTCAAAACATCCAGCTGTGTTCTGCCATCTTAAAGGTGGCCTTCCCTCCGCAGGTCATTGGACCCCTGTTTCTCTTCCCCCTGTTGTACATCACATTCCAGTGCCTTGAGGCCATGTTCCTGGCACTGTGCTTCAGATGTTACCAAACTTTCAAACCACATGCTGAGCGTAAGTGTCACAGCTGCCTGCTTGTTTTCATAGAGCGGTGCTGGGAAGAGCGGTCGGACATGCGCATGCACTCGCTGCACACGGTTGTAGCTTTTGAATCCAGATCAAACAAAGCAAGAGTCTAATATCAGCCTTCTTTTAAACAGATACGTTGGTTAAGCAGCCATGACAGCATCACAGATGACAACACAGCGCTAGAGAGGGATACAAAGAAGAACCTGGGAGTGCATCCATTCAGGGCCCTCACTGTCATCTGCATTTTCAACACTCAGCCCTTTGACAGGGACTGAAAGATCGCCGAAGTTTTTTGTAATCACCaattgtttatttaatcaaGCCTGTACAATGTAAATTACTATTGGAGTATGTTGACATAGGAcagtaattattaaaataatgacattttgtatttatattgtatttgcATACAAAAGTTCTGATGTAAGTAATGTTGTTGCAGATGTTACgttggctattttttttttaatttcataaacTCAAAATCACAAATTATTGA is a window from the Amphiprion ocellaris isolate individual 3 ecotype Okinawa chromosome 20, ASM2253959v1, whole genome shotgun sequence genome containing:
- the LOC111588196 gene encoding hepatic sodium/bile acid cotransporter-like; the encoded protein is MNVTEVYTGMSNMYNAGNVSGNGTMMMPDFSSPINQVLNVLIIVILFITMISLGCMMEISKIQAHLLKPKGVSIALLAQFCIMPLSAFCLTKTLSMNPTKAVTVLICGCCPGGTLSNMFSLLLKGDMNLSIIMTTCSSIAALGLMPLLLYIFSQGIYGLEKAVPYVGIITALVFTLVPCAIGILINHYKPNYTSVVIKGGLSIWAASTIVVAILSGFFVKDVIWMIFEPDMIFVAAVMPMIGYMLGYVMSVLCRLSPQCCRTISMETGCQNIQLCSAILKVAFPPQVIGPLFLFPLLYITFQCLEAMFLALCFRCYQTFKPHAEHTLVKQP